In the genome of Montipora foliosa isolate CH-2021 chromosome 3, ASM3666993v2, whole genome shotgun sequence, one region contains:
- the LOC137994262 gene encoding uncharacterized protein: MEKLIKVMSLHLPYYEETVQTCQNDPGQVNPSDRTFPSGPMTYQHLTVGMSNEAKENGDYSFFALQNFAYSLFLFSLGAISFEDGCRIYFMSRPAIISIAVDEGLLAPGGYYSDTAAFASDSCLRCPNGTFIHKSKAPGKSARDCNACPQGTDTKSFAGFRACDCLKGFFRRHMFEDCEPCEQQVGLKCENDAVTLQPGYWWAWENDKIKELYKSFSDVLHGNSSVGNQSIIEYPYSLPRPHKYPRPESCLGGIDSTCYVGYEGPLCEVCSPGYYKQLKTCKECPSKPWMIAQLSVIAAVTIIIIAVVVWKGRKQTTKEQNRSLVDITLGRLKIVIGFYQVTFGVLDAFTYIKWPDSLSLIGKYSEMLQLNIFQIAPIHCLFPNLKVNAFGRLFTVLGINAVFIVLAFILYGIRKALLTRKTFLSHVEKVEKISETKQLVYRTVFFFLYVTYLSTCSKTANVLPLACRTKCDAFLKVDFNIKCSSQEFRRSVTIAYCSILYIMSLPIAALVVLWKRQRSLKNGGHEFIHSQYSSPEIVTELRFLFENYTVHSWYWELVETARKVILTSGIILIGGENRAYVGLACVMSGLYGMLFAYKRPIVEPFENNLMVSSLAVTFVNLGIGAVSRIPAEDVSTSVDAYMDHIMFKALVFGANFPVIGILVVHYGIHIYRFIKSWRKNPQCSLSCCLALLLPLNDLQHEIRGMTGKNVLKQQLQSGKLDAPSVSSSLKESGAVRFEFASIHAPPKEVLKLQSVNFGFDESEASGLKQENVDKGAFDHRKKLDHLANPNEYPNAMDDTRL; this comes from the exons ATGGAAAAGCTGATAAAAGTCATGTCACTTCACTTGCCTTACTACGAAGAAACCGTGCAAACCTGCCAAAATGACCCCGGCCAAGTGAATCCCTCCGACCGGACATTTCCATCGGGACCGATGACTTATCAGCACCTTACTGTAGGCATGTCCAATGAAGCAAAGGAAAACGGGGATTACTCTTtctttgccctccaaaattttgcatattctctgtttttattttctcttggggccATTTCGTTCGAAGATGGATGCAGAATATATTTTATGTCTCGACCAGCTATAATCTCAATTGCTGTCGACGAGGGGCTACTGGCCCCAG GTGGTTATTACTCAGACACTGCAGCTTTTGCCAGTGACAGTTGCCTGAGGTGTCCAAATGGTACGTTCATTCACAAAAGTAAGGCACCTGGAAAAAGCGCTCGTGACTGCAATGCTTGTCCTCAAG GTACCGATACAAAGTCGTTCGCTGGATTTCGGGCCTGTGATTGTCTGAAGGGATTCTTTAGAAGGCACATGTTTGAAGACTGCGAGCCGTGTGAACAACAAGTTGGATTAAAATGCGAAAATGATGCGGTTACTCTTCAACCGGGTTACTGGTGGGCATGGGAGAACGATAAAATCAAAGAACTTTATAAATCCTTCAGCGACGTCTTACACGGGAATTCATCTGTTGGAAATCAATCCATCATCGAGTACCCATACTCTCTTCCTCGACCCCATAAATACCCAAGACCGGAATCATGTCTAGGAGGTATAGACTCGACCTGTTATGTTGGGTATGAAGGACCATtgtgtgaagtgtgtagtccTGGATATTACAAACAGTTGAAGACATGCAAAGAGTGCCCATCAAAGCCATGGATGATCGCACAGCTCTCCGTCATAGCCGCAGTAACTATTATAATCATTGCGGTTGTGGTTTGGAAAGGCAGGAAACAAACCACGAAGGAACAAAACCGCTCTTTAGTGGATATAACTCTTGGTAGACTAAAAATAGTTATAGGTTTCTACCAAGTAACGTTTGGAGTTCTTGACGCGTTTACATACATCAAATGGCCAGACTCTCTCTCGCTTATTGGGAAATACTCCGAGATGTTACAACTGAATATTTTCCAGATTGCTCCAATCCACTGCCTCTTTCCAAATCTAAAAGTCAATGCTTTTGGAAGATTGTTTACTGTGCTCGGTATCAATgctgttttcattgttttagcATTCATTCTTTATGGCATTAGGAAGGCCTTATTAACCAGAAAGACCTTCCTGAGTCACGTAGAGAAAGTAGAGAAAATTTCCGAAACAAAGcagttggtgtacagaacagtctttttcttcctttatgTAACGTATCTAAGCACCTGCTCGAAGACAGCAAATGTTCTTCCCCTTGCTTGTCGTACAAAGTGCGATGCATTTCTGAAAGTTGACTTTAATATCAAATGttccagccaggaattccgacGATCTGTAACTATAGCATACTGCAGTATTTTGTACATCATGTCTCTACCTATAGCTGCACTGGTGGTTCTTTGGAAACGGCAAAGGTCATTGAAGAACGGTGGCCATGAATTCATACATTCCCAATATTCAAGTCCCGAAATTGTCACAGAATTGCGGTTTTTATTCGAAAATTACACCGTTCACTCATGGTACTGGGAACTTGTCGAAACAGCTCGAAAGGTGATATTAACATCGGGCATTATCCTGATAGGAGGTGAAAACAGAGCCTATGTTGGGTTGGCTTGCGTTATGTCGGGTCTTTATGGTATGCTATTTGCGTATAAGCGGCCGATAGTGGAACCCTTTGAGAACAACTTGATGGTTTCATCACTTGCTGTAACATTCGTCAACCTCGGaattggagctgtgagtagaaTACCAGCAGAAGATGTGTCAACCTCAGTGGACGCATACATGGATCATATCATGTTCAAAGCATTGGTATTTGGAGCAAATTTTCCAGTGATTGGAATTCTTGTGG ttcattatGGCATACATATTTACCGCTTTATCAAGTCATGGCGTAAAAATCCGCAATGCTCTCTTTCGTGTTGCCTGGCGTTGCTCTTGCCGCTTAATGACCTGCAGCACGAAATACGAGGAATGACAGGGAAAAATGTACTTAAACAACAACTGCAATCCGGTAAGTTAGATGCGCCGTCGGTATCTAGTTCGCTCAAAGAGAGTGGAGCAGTGCGATTTGAATTTGCCAGCATTCATGCGCCGCCGAAAGAGGTACTTAAGCTTCAATCGGTCAACTTTGGTTTTGACGAAAGCGAAGCTAGTGGCCTTAAACAAGAAAATGTTGACAAAGGAGCTTTTGATCATAGAAAGAAACTGGACCATCTCGCAAACCCAAACGAATACCCAAACGCGATGGACGACACGCGACTCTGA